A genomic region of Cannabis sativa cultivar Pink pepper isolate KNU-18-1 chromosome 1, ASM2916894v1, whole genome shotgun sequence contains the following coding sequences:
- the LOC115712599 gene encoding eukaryotic translation initiation factor 2 subunit alpha homolog — protein sequence MASHPNLECRMYEARYPEVDMAVMIQVKNIADMGAYVSLLEYNNIEGMILFSELSRRRIRSVSSLIKVGRIEPVMVLRVDKEKGYIDLSKRRVSEEDIQACEERYNKSKLVHSIMRHVAETMGIDLEDLYIHVGWPLYRKYGHAFEAFKIVVTDPDTVLNTLTREVKELGPDGQEVTKVVAALSEEVKDALVKNIRRRMTPQPLKIRADIEMKCFQFDGVLHIKDAMRKAEAAGNDDCPVKIKLVAPPLYVLTTQTLDKEQGILVLTNAITACSEAIEKQKGKLVVKEAPRAVSERDDKLLAEHMAKLRQDNEEVGGDDESEEEEDTGMGEVDIETPGITE from the exons ATGGCTTCCCATCCGAACCTAGAGTGCCGCATGTACGAGGCTAGATATCCAGAGGTCGACATGGCCGTCATGATCCAGGTCAAAAACATCGCCGACATGGGAGCTTACGTTTCGCTCCTCGAGTACAACAACATCGAGGGTATGATACTCTTCTCCGAACTCTCCCGCCGTCGTATTCGTAGTGTCAGCAGCTTGATCAAGGTTGGCCGCATCGAGCCCGTCATGGTTCTTAGGGTGGATAAGGAAAAGGGTTACATCGATTTGAGTAAGAGGAGAGTTTCTGAGGAGGATATTCAGGCCTGTGAGGAAAGGTACAACAAGAGCAAGCTAGTTCACTCCATTATGCGCCACGTTGCTGAGACGATGGGAATCGATTTGGAG GATTTGTACATTCATGTTGGCTGGCCTTTATACCGAAAATATGGTCATGCTTTTGAG GCTTTCAAAATAGTTGTGACAGATCCCGATACAGTTCTAAATACACTCACTCGTGAAGTCAAAGAACTTGGCCCTGATGGACAGGAG gtgaCTAAGGTGGTTGCTGCATTGTCTGAGGAAGTTAAAGATGCTCTTGTGAAGAACATTAGGAGAAGAATGACTCCACAACCTTTGAAGATCCGTGCTGATATTGAGATGAAATGTTTCCAGTTTGATGGTGTTCTTCACATCAAG GATGCTATGCGGAAAGCTGAAGCTGCAGGCAACGATGATTGTCCTGTCAAAATTAAGCTTGTTGCTCCTCCACTTTATGTTTTGACTACTCAGACTCTTGACAAG GAACAAGGGATATTGGTTCTAACCAATGCTATCACAGCTTGCTCAGAAGCAATAGAGAAACAGAAGGGGAAACTCGTTGTCAAGGAGGCACCCAGAGCA GTGAGTGAACGTGATGACAAATTACTGGCTGAGCATATGGCTAAGTTGCGTCAAGATAATGAGGAAGTTGGTGGTGATGATGAaagcgaagaagaagaagacacaGGAATGGGGGAGGTTGATATCGAGACTCCTGGCATTACTGagtga
- the LOC115711021 gene encoding uncharacterized protein LOC115711021: MVKTRSSISPSHSIKIAPDKKKMDNVSDDGDRDDSDHSGGSFDGSRSSALQTKRKRVVEKVKKEDVRNMKKMKQVAEDLPEDYDSEDLEVEVRNDLKEWDLYFKPGEKIQGKVMLFPNQDNIVVKNINSKLTKDQRKLFHDTCFGYFLDSHPVGFQSQLVHNALHREVYQKNEKEMRFKFGDENFRFSLAEFAVVSSLLCVGDSDLSNYTHRENAFVDRYFCDQSVTVSAIEHRLCIVILSQMSML, encoded by the exons ATGGTTAAAACTCGTTCTTCAATTTCTCCTTCTCATTCTATAAAGATAGCTCCTGATAAGAAAAAAATGGATAATGTTTCTGATGATGGAGATCGTGATGATTCTGATCATTCTGGTGGATCATTTGATGGTAGCCGTAGCTCTGCATTGCAAACCAAGAGGAAAAGAGTTGTTGAGAAAGTGAAGAAGGAAGATGTTcgaaatatgaaaaagatgaaGCAAGTTGCTGAAGATTTGCCTGAGGATTATGATAGTGAAGACTTGGAGGTTGAAGTTCGTAATGATTTGAAG GAATGGGATTTATATTTCAAGCCTGGTGAAAAGATTCAGGGAAAAGTGATGTTATTCCCTAATCAAGATAACATTGTTGTCAAAAATATCAATTCCAAGTTGACTAAAGATCAACGTAAGCTTTTTCATGATACTTGTTTTGGTTATTTTTTAGATAGTCATCCTGTTGGTTTTCAGTCTCAACTAGTTCATAATGCCTTACATAGGGAGGTATAtcagaaaaatgaaaaagaaatgcGGTTTAAGTTTGGTGATGAGAATTTCAGATTCAGTTTAGCTGAGTTTGCTGTTGTGTCTAGTTTACTGTGTGTTGGTGATTCTGATTTGAGTAACTATACACACAGAGAAAATGCTTTTGTTGATCGATATTTTTGTGATCAGTCAGTGACGGTTAGTGCTATTGAGCATAGGTTATGTATAGTGATTTTAAGTCAGATGAGTATGTTGTGA